A stretch of the Acidilobus sp. 7A genome encodes the following:
- a CDS encoding DUF2139 domain-containing protein, whose amino-acid sequence MGTNEILGMLHDHPPSYAPEWGSGGIFGLKYYRGVLYYTLAFDALSYFITDSGVERYRFEQVGPLPTSGGDTYNAVEAVDDRIYFGGWVHAPAVYEGSESSLRGTVSFTNKYSHVHFYDISDRRISLLWKEGAGRRDEWAGEVSEIIYNPVQDELLIARGDGTINLGVYSVDRRTGEARRVSERPALKGALVYEYACFDVLERQIKDIHGVLFTKAVTGVQCVDLTNGKVSYAQLGDVSKRSVDGAPVSWPQTGPAASAYGRFFLFVKGGAFVGNPLDEATEPMRFVRLFDFGDSGYFSRRTVAKPIGGGVLVAFNAYSESLVRPTNQFEEMVARATNTIVGPSVLLYITPPTARIVGAFGARITSFESVGDRLVIGTNTMSNTSRYNALPLDIGYRSFIIESVSQLLESPPSVRFSVPGVLVRDKVFGGIPTSGYRSPRLVIRSGRSNRFHVYEYDFSLPAQDAYEETYDITSGKNVIDLSGFGNSILSFKLDDADLRARIIIDLLR is encoded by the coding sequence ATGGGCACTAACGAGATACTGGGCATGCTGCACGATCACCCGCCGAGCTACGCGCCGGAGTGGGGCAGCGGGGGCATATTCGGGCTTAAGTACTACAGGGGGGTCCTCTACTACACCCTGGCGTTCGACGCGCTCTCCTACTTCATAACTGACAGCGGCGTTGAGAGGTACCGCTTCGAGCAGGTGGGCCCCCTGCCCACGTCAGGAGGGGACACCTACAACGCCGTTGAGGCTGTTGACGACAGGATATACTTTGGGGGTTGGGTCCACGCCCCAGCGGTGTATGAGGGCAGCGAGTCCTCCCTGAGGGGCACCGTATCCTTCACCAACAAGTACAGCCACGTGCACTTCTACGACATAAGTGACAGGAGGATATCGCTCCTCTGGAAGGAGGGGGCCGGGAGGAGGGACGAGTGGGCCGGGGAGGTCTCTGAGATAATCTACAACCCTGTCCAGGACGAGCTCCTCATAGCCAGGGGGGACGGCACCATAAACCTGGGCGTCTACAGCGTTGACCGCAGGACGGGCGAGGCCAGGAGGGTGTCTGAGAGGCCGGCGCTCAAGGGGGCCCTGGTCTACGAGTACGCCTGCTTTGACGTGCTGGAGCGCCAGATAAAGGACATACACGGCGTGCTCTTCACAAAGGCCGTGACAGGGGTCCAGTGCGTCGACCTGACCAACGGGAAGGTCTCATATGCCCAGCTCGGCGACGTATCAAAGAGGTCGGTTGACGGCGCCCCAGTCAGCTGGCCCCAGACGGGGCCCGCGGCCTCGGCCTACGGCAGGTTCTTCCTGTTCGTCAAGGGAGGGGCCTTCGTGGGCAACCCGCTTGACGAGGCCACCGAGCCCATGAGGTTCGTAAGGCTCTTCGACTTCGGCGACTCCGGCTACTTCTCAAGGAGGACTGTTGCGAAGCCCATAGGCGGCGGCGTACTGGTCGCATTTAACGCCTACTCGGAGTCGCTGGTGAGGCCCACTAACCAGTTTGAGGAGATGGTCGCCAGGGCTACAAACACGATAGTGGGACCCAGCGTCCTCCTCTACATAACTCCCCCGACGGCCAGGATAGTGGGGGCCTTCGGCGCCAGGATAACGAGCTTTGAGTCGGTTGGCGACAGGCTGGTCATAGGGACCAACACGATGTCCAACACCTCGAGGTACAACGCGCTGCCGCTCGACATAGGCTACAGGAGCTTCATAATAGAGAGCGTGTCCCAGCTGCTCGAGTCGCCGCCAAGCGTCAGGTTCTCAGTGCCAGGGGTGCTCGTTAGAGATAAGGTGTTCGGTGGCATACCGACCTCCGGCTACAGGAGCCCAAGGCTTGTGATAAGGTCCGGCAGGAGCAACAGGTTCCATGTATACGAGTACGACTTCTCCCTGCCAGCCCAGGACGCCTACGAAGAGACTTATGACATTACCAGCGGTAAGAACGTGATAGACCTCAGCGGCTTCGGCAACTCAATACTCTCATTTAAGCTCGACGACGCAGACCTCAGGGCCAGGATCATAATAGACCTGCTGCGGTAG
- a CDS encoding DUF131 domain-containing protein yields MNAAAWFTIGFLVILIGVFIIMAAGIYEAYRQASQAQGQKVQAGGVIMIGPIPIVFGTSWKMTIIAIVLAIALMVIAIIFMLVARGMATPSGQAAAAALLAHNIA; encoded by the coding sequence ATGAACGCCGCCGCCTGGTTCACTATAGGCTTCCTGGTTATACTCATAGGTGTATTCATAATAATGGCCGCAGGGATATACGAGGCCTACAGGCAGGCGTCGCAGGCGCAGGGGCAGAAGGTTCAGGCCGGCGGCGTCATAATGATAGGTCCCATACCAATAGTATTCGGCACGTCCTGGAAGATGACAATAATTGCAATAGTCCTGGCCATAGCCCTAATGGTCATAGCTATAATCTTCATGCTAGTGGCGAGGGGCATGGCGACGCCCTCTGGCCAGGCCGCCGCGGCCGCGCTGCTGGCGCATAACATAGCTTAA
- a CDS encoding ABC transporter permease encodes MARLKFSPKFVATFAWFYGWSSVKRGPGWVLSYMAWPLALLFMIYMISRGSLVKYAILGGVISTVTSNALSALGDTAFMKLEIKLQDLLVAANVSPIEYLVGIGLGNLLYSFPGLLVFLALLVVFRVLTTPLEWATLIITLLFLAVGGAGLAFLGGSRLRHVRNSWGLASFLSIFLTMIPPIYYPYTVLPRPALYALMVSPATPAAVFLQQLMAGDPPSLALLGIFIAENVLYAMLGLWLGRWED; translated from the coding sequence GTGGCGAGGCTTAAGTTCAGCCCCAAGTTCGTTGCAACGTTCGCCTGGTTCTACGGCTGGTCCTCAGTGAAGAGGGGCCCGGGCTGGGTGCTCTCGTACATGGCCTGGCCCCTGGCCCTACTCTTCATGATATACATGATAAGCAGAGGCAGCCTCGTCAAATATGCCATACTGGGCGGCGTCATATCAACAGTCACCAGCAACGCCCTCAGCGCGCTGGGCGACACGGCCTTCATGAAGCTCGAGATAAAGCTCCAGGACCTGCTGGTGGCAGCGAACGTGAGCCCCATAGAGTACCTGGTCGGCATAGGACTCGGCAACCTGCTCTACTCTTTCCCAGGCCTCCTCGTCTTCCTTGCCCTGCTCGTGGTGTTCAGGGTGCTGACGACGCCCCTTGAGTGGGCGACCCTCATAATAACGCTCCTCTTCCTTGCCGTGGGAGGGGCAGGCCTCGCCTTCCTCGGCGGCAGCAGGCTTAGGCATGTGAGGAACTCGTGGGGCCTGGCCTCCTTCCTTTCAATATTCCTCACTATGATACCGCCCATATACTACCCCTACACGGTGCTCCCGAGGCCGGCCCTCTACGCCCTCATGGTGTCGCCTGCGACGCCCGCCGCAGTGTTCCTTCAGCAGCTCATGGCTGGCGACCCGCCGAGCCTCGCGCTCCTCGGCATATTTATAGCCGAGAACGTACTCTACGCCATGCTTGGACTTTGGCTTGGAAGGTGGGAGGATTGA
- a CDS encoding DsrE/DsrF/DrsH-like family protein, which produces MAGKLSIFLISPTYEKLLSTAVIVQGAVAQDMEVFIFASFAQVAFKKDEVEKFSKLGKDYEEYKDVAMRYLASKKVSWYSMLRDAKKMGKVRIVACSLVADMLGLKKEDFDPTLVDEVAGVATFVEEASNSDFVLYI; this is translated from the coding sequence GTGGCCGGGAAGCTCTCGATCTTCCTGATCTCGCCTACGTATGAGAAGCTCCTCTCGACGGCCGTCATAGTTCAGGGCGCCGTTGCGCAGGACATGGAGGTCTTCATATTCGCCAGCTTCGCCCAGGTGGCCTTTAAGAAGGACGAGGTTGAGAAGTTCTCAAAGCTTGGCAAGGACTATGAGGAGTACAAGGACGTCGCAATGAGGTACCTGGCCTCCAAGAAGGTGAGCTGGTACTCTATGCTGAGGGACGCCAAGAAGATGGGCAAGGTGAGGATAGTGGCCTGCAGCCTGGTCGCTGACATGCTTGGCCTTAAGAAGGAGGACTTCGACCCAACTCTAGTTGATGAAGTTGCTGGCGTCGCCACATTCGTAGAGGAGGCGTCAAACTCCGACTTCGTCCTCTACATATGA
- a CDS encoding ABC transporter ATP-binding protein: protein MIETVNLRKVYPNGVEALKGVSIRLSARVPCVIGRNGAGKTTLVRILSTQLRPTSGVARVLGLDVVADREALRKRICSIPQEARPMGVASPYEHVTMYLVARGWSLSEAKTTARRVLKEVGLADFMDTATDELSGGMKRKVFLAMALAAQAELTFLDEPTAGLDPLSRLETWGLMRQLKSYILLTTHDMEEAQTLCEHLVLLDSGRAVTMGTIEELMRPLSGKVRVEGYGDIVIGGMRISYMTPEEARGLIGDGLRVTIRPVNLDDVFIINGVRPPSEEAEEGGEA, encoded by the coding sequence GTGATAGAGACAGTCAACCTAAGGAAGGTCTACCCCAACGGCGTCGAGGCCCTGAAGGGGGTCTCGATCAGGCTCTCGGCCAGGGTGCCGTGCGTCATAGGTCGAAACGGCGCCGGAAAGACGACGCTAGTTAGGATACTCTCAACGCAGCTGAGGCCCACGAGCGGCGTTGCTAGGGTCCTCGGCCTCGACGTCGTGGCTGACAGGGAGGCCCTCAGGAAGAGGATATGCAGTATACCGCAGGAGGCCAGGCCCATGGGGGTCGCCTCCCCCTACGAGCACGTGACCATGTACCTCGTGGCCCGAGGCTGGTCATTATCAGAGGCCAAGACGACGGCCAGGAGGGTCCTGAAGGAAGTGGGCCTGGCCGACTTCATGGACACTGCGACGGACGAGCTCAGCGGCGGCATGAAGAGAAAGGTCTTCCTAGCCATGGCCCTCGCCGCCCAGGCTGAGCTGACGTTCCTAGACGAGCCAACCGCCGGCCTCGACCCGCTCTCAAGGCTAGAGACCTGGGGCCTCATGAGGCAGCTCAAGTCCTACATACTGCTGACAACACATGACATGGAGGAGGCCCAGACCCTCTGCGAGCACCTGGTGCTCCTGGACTCGGGCAGGGCGGTCACGATGGGCACCATTGAAGAGCTCATGCGCCCGCTGAGCGGCAAGGTCAGGGTTGAGGGCTACGGGGACATAGTGATAGGCGGCATGAGGATATCTTACATGACCCCGGAGGAGGCGAGGGGACTCATAGGTGACGGGCTCAGGGTTACAATAAGGCCGGTCAACCTTGATGACGTCTTCATAATAAACGGCGTCAGGCCCCCGAGCGAGGAGGCGGAGGAGGGTGGCGAGGCTTAA